The DNA region gaaaacagattctTTAATGTTGGATTGCCAACAACCAAACATTAGTTTTCAGAGGTTTATGGTAGGTGAAGTTGGAAATTTCATTTACGGGTGCGATTGTGACTCAATCTACTGTTGTATCTGGGTACGAAGTTGATCACCATATTTGGGGTGGAATGTTATTGCAAAATTTGATGTGGGTATTACGGGTGCGATGGCAGAcctaattgaattaatatggttaattaaattaaactaccatattaaaataaggtacAAAGCATGCCTCTCTAGTCTATACACAATACTAATTGGGGTGTATGAAGTACTAAAACAAATCTTGAAATATCAGAGCAGGAAAAAGAATTAATAAGAGTTGAAATGAAACCACGATTCCCCCAATTGAAAGTACATCAGAATACCAAGGCAGGCAAACGTAGAGAGATAAAAACATGGAAAAAGAACACACAAATATTCTTCAACGCTAAAAGCTATTCATACCCCCTCTTTGTGTTCAATCCAGTCCCAACAGCAGTACCACCCTGTGCAAGCTGctcaaacaaaaaatttcgatCAATCAGAACatataaaaaaggtcgtacccagtgcacaaggctcccgctataaaagaaaaaataaaaggggAGGGAAAGCAACTCACAATCCTATGAGTTGCCTACCTGATACATCCCAGGTAGAGTAAGCAAAACTCGTTCAATTCCATATTTCACCTGCAGCCAAATAAAGAGGCTTTTAATAAGTATCTCCTCAAACAAGATACTAATCTTGTCCAAGAGTTAAAGGTGTAAAAAGAATAGTATGGCCCAATGGTGAAAAAATCTCTGCCAGAGGAAAGTAAGCTCACTTGTGTTGAATAGCAGCTGAACTCAGAGTTAAAGGTGTCGCATCTTGTGTGTGAGTGCGTCCAATTTTAACAATATCTTTGAATTCTTCAGACTGGTAACAGTAAAACAGATGGAATCAAGAACTTCCATTAAGATATCCATATGATTTTGAAGGACAACGGGAGAAATTAAACCTTCGAATGTAGGGCAGCATGcaaagtttgcaaatttggtatCAGTCTTGAGTTAATTTCCATTGCAGATGCAATGTGCATGACCTGGAAATAACACACAGCGTTCAAATAAACAGcaacaaagcaaaaacaaacctcactaaaacaaaagaaaaggactTACGGTTGGGAAAGTGTCATTAGAAGATTGTGATCTATTAACATGGTAATTCGGGTGCACAAATTTTTCGCCGCGCTGATGGCCAAGTATCTCAGCGGCCCTGTTCGCAATGACCTGGGCACAGTCCAATATATTACCCCATTAATTGACAGTTGACATCATTGGCATTCATGTTGCTTTGGGTTCCACTGCCAGTCTGCCAGATAACAAGCGGAAAGTGTTCGTTGAGCTTCCCCTCGGCGACTTCTTGGGCGGCTTGCATTACTGCTTTCCCAATAGTTGGATCAAGACCATACTCCATGTTCACCTGCAGTTAGTCACCAAAAAACTCAGCTAGGCAATACATCAAACACCTTACAGGCACAACCAACAAGTACAAACCTTTGCAGCGCATTTTTTGTAGTGGGAACGAATGCAATAATGGTGCTACACTCTCTTTGCCGAGGTCGTCCACCTATGGTTCGCTTCCCCAGTTTATTTTCCTTCCCATTGCATTCCTTCCCTCTTTCTTTCTCATGTTCTTCTCCcattctccttctctcttcaTCTCTCTCCAAATTGGTCAATGGAGCAGCAATGGGGTAGATTCTCAACCCAGCTTACATCTTCCTCAATGTTTTTGGGGTCACCTTAATAACAAAGCTTCAGGCAAAGAATTATATCAGGAAGTTTGGTATAAACTACATGACTATAAGGCCCGGTGGGTTGGGAAACGACCCTCCAACCGGAAATCTTGTAATGGAGCCAGAGGTAACATGATTTTCGTCACACTTTGAGAACTCTCCCCATTTAATCTTGTTAAGTACGAAAACCCAAGCTGCTTTAACTGAATGTTGTCTATGATCCCTTTTGATATGACACTCTTTCGGAAGGCAGCATCTCTAGAGACCTGGTTGCAGAGGCATTACTGAATCCTGAAGCATCTTACAAGGTTGTGAAGATAGTTTCACAGCCTGATGCCCATAAGCATTCGTATGAGGATCTTTTCGGTTCCATCAAGCAACAGTGATCTTTCACTCACTCAGTGTCATTCCGGAATCCAAAAAAAAGACATGTTGATCAGCGGGCAGCTTACATCTTCCTCAAtagttgtttattttatttattaaatagttAGGTGGTGTCGGTTAGGCCGTCAGTAGGTTTACTTGATGTCAGTTAGGACCGCCATCATGTCATAATTTAATGTCGTTTCTAATCGACGTAAGGTTCGATGTTACTTATAAGCGACGCTgttgttcttttttattttatattactttacTTCTTGGTGGTGGATTAAGGGGACTAACTGACATCAATACTTTTTTTGTGACGCTAGCAATGATGTCAGTTCTTCTATCTGACATTGCATGATTTGATGTtggatttttaccaaaaatccgacagtaattggggtttcttgtcggtttttACACCGCCAGTGATAACCTCTTTTGTAGTAGTGGTATTTGTTTTGCCCGTTCTTCGTGCCTATGCTTCATTTCTTCCGCAGCAAGGGCATTTTTCTTGGCCATAATCGCAATGAGGACGCCATTCCTCTCGAAATGCTAAATCATCCATTGCCTTAcccttttccttcaattttcagGCCTTGTTTCGTCCTGTATGGAAGATTCACCCGGAGACgaattttctacccttgtttctTGAATGATAGGAGATCCTTGTTCATCCCCAACTCCATTTGAGGAAACATTTCTGAACACCGGCGTAGAACCAAATCTTTCTTGAGGTGGATCTTAAAATAACACCCacactttacaaatttcccaacaaccgtgaTGACTTATGGGTTTTTTCATGTCCTACATATTCAATTCCTCCGCTTGGCATACCTAGaatatataattacaaaaattaaaggaaattaatttatgaaattaaatgtaatataattaaatatttaaaataacttgTGAAATCACTTACTTCGTCGTAGTAATTGGCTCCGCTTTCATGTATACTTTCGGCCTTTACCACTtcttgatgccatttattcaaacttggttGAAGATGTTTTTTtcctcttgaagaacaactctcaTGGCTTCGGTGGAGTGGTGCCTTCAAAGAACTCATAGTACTTTTTGGACGCAtgagtccaaacaccttcacttgtttgagaactcCCCTTGACACTATCTTCCGAGACCCATCTATAAGCCCTACAAAGagtttcatcttcttttcgagTCCAAGCCCTTTCCTTCATTGCAGATGTGGCCAATTGAAAAGTATtgaaaaatttgaaggaaagattattggaagaggtaagggaatagaatgtgaagaagtgaaacaaaatgaggtaaaatagtatgaaatgatgaaaagtatgtgagaaatggtataggaatggcttaggtatttataggaaaaaaaaattcaaattccaacAGTAACTTGACGTTAGCTAGTCGTTGCTAGTTGGCGTTATGCTGACGCCAGATAGTTGTTGCATTTGAAAATTAGGCTGGGAGAAGGCTGGTTGGCTGGCTAGAATAGGCCAGCCTGTTGgcctgttttcaattttttggcaTGGTGGGGTCCACAcgccctttggcctagcccttAGTTGGAAACGGTTTTTGTGTCATTTTGAGCTATTTTTAGCCCTATGACCAATTGGCCAGGTCAGTTGAAGATGACCTAATTTCATTCAGGATGAAGTAagcaacacaaaaaaaaaatcatgttctTATATCTCTGCTTTCCAAAGTGCCTCAAAAAGGTCACCTAAAAATCAATTGTGTGAAGTGTGATCGATGTTATTGCTCCAAAATCTAGAGAGTAgacattatttaattattttatatatttaatactagtcttttttttgttgatcaaatatatatttaatactaGTTTAGTACTAAAAATCTTGGAAAGGGTAAAAATGTAGGGGGCTTTGCTTCCTCTCAAGATAATGCGAAACAATCTGTCACTTTATATTTTAACGTCAATTTTTATGCCAACTTTATAAAATATAGGGTAAATTGAACTTTACCACTTCAGGTTTAAGGTctattgcaacctcatacaacatcttaaaaaaaaaattcactttcacacctcacgtactattttatttcaatataatacatccgttacatttttcatccattggttcgttaagagctgacgtggctaccacatttgtgccatGTGGTTGTCACATTTatccctctcctccactctcttcaccttcCCTTCCATCCAAAACACCCATCACATCCCACTCCACTCCCGCCTCCCCCGCATCCCCCCACTCTACCCCCACCTCGGCTTCTTCTAAAGGGCTAACTCGCTCCTACGACGATTGGGAACCGACCGGCTCTGACTGCGGGTCCAGAACTGTCCGAAAGAGGACGGAGCACGAGTTTGACTGTTTAGATCAGAGGAAGGGGAATGATCGATACAACAGAGATGATGGAGGGTACGATCGTAATTTGATGCACTGGTCTGAGAGCTTATCCACGTCGAGGAGGTCACCGACGGAGTTTTCGAAAAGGTTTCGATCCGAGTGGGATAAGTCTAGGCACTAAGGCAGCGGGAGTGGAGCGTTGTCGTGGCAGAGGTTCGGGAAAAGGTTCaaggagagaggaggagggaAGGGGTTGAGGGACGTGAGGTCGCCGACGTGGTCGAATTCGAAGGATTCGGGGAGCGGGCAGTCTAGGGTTAGGTCTCTAGGGATGTGAGGGTGGAGTGGGGGGGGTTGCGagggaggtgggggtggggtgggatgtggtgggtttttggatgggaggggaggtgaagagagtggaggagagggaggtgggtCGGGAGGATtgagtttttgggtttttattttcttttttttaatagggtaaattattataatatttttaatgcataatttttttttgtcatgtgGCACAAATTTGGTAGTCACGTCAACACAAATGTGGCAGTCACGTCAGCTcttaagagcaattccacccctgtggactttgcgccagcacccagcgcatttatccactcaaatgaacagtaatagactggagtgaacagtaataggccaaggcatctccacccctaaaaaaatgcgctggcacccagcgcatttatttggtgtgtttttttttaagtttatttcggataagatttttaacccatttaaaataaagaataaaaaaataaaatagttttaatttcggataggatttttaatcaatctcgtcacgccacgtgtcattatctgaacgtactattttgtgaatagatttccgatattattttcaaccaatcccgacacgccacgtgtcacttccatggtacaataatttagccaagatttcgataagattttcaaccaatcacgtcatgccacgtgtcatgagagatggcgtttttccaacaagtaaatgatgcgttgagttttttccaacgaccttgaagaccttgactagttcTGGCGTTTTCTCCATGTACATCACAAAAcgctttcgtaattttactccacatctctcgcttatccatctcattacccgtaatcggatcatgagtagtgtgaacccaacattcacacaacgtaacatcttcaatgagcttccacgaagacatttttttctcttaaagtgtagaaaatattgaaatgtagatagtatagaaagtgtagaaaatattggaatgtggtgtaaaggtagaagatgagggttaggtatttataggaaaaaaaattaacatttttcaaaattttctgtaatttttttaaaattttctgtattttttaataatttttctgtattttttaataatttttaatgaattttaatatagttaattaatctggaccgttggatttgaaaaatattcaaatccaagagctagggagttgccacgtggcaaacggtcatatttctgaccgttgggccctttttttttttttttaatttactttttgtgaaaaaaacgtggaccgttgatctttgatccGACGGTCtagtttaaaagtaaaatttaaaatttttttaccgttggaaatccaacggtctagaaaactagccgttggaaatccaacggcagagaggTAGCCACGTCGCAACTCGGGGGGGGGGACTGACAGCGCCTGCACGCGGGCCCCGGCGTCTGAAAGCTTGTCGGGCACTCGCCAAACGGCTGCGTGAAGTGCACGCGCCAGGCTTCTTCCCCGGCTTCTGTCTCAGTCTCTTTTGGGCTGGGCTCTTGCCCAGCTCGGGCTGGGTACCAATCAGTTTGTTGGGGTGGACTTGATTGACAGAGGCCTGGCTTGGTTTTTGGACTGGAGGCTGGGACATTTGGTCCccggtggaattgctctaatgGACCAATGAATGGAAGatgtaacagatgtattatattgaaataaaatagtacgtgaggtatgaaagtgaaattttgtgaagatgttgcatgaggttgtaatagacctcaaacttaAGGTGGAAAAATGTAATTTGCCTAAAATATTTGCTAAAAATATGAGGTGAATGTTCGTCTGCCGTGAAGAAGACAGAACTCCAGAGAAAGCGAGTTGGAGATGTACAGTtcaaaatgagagagagaagtgagagCTGAGAGAGGAGGATTACAACCCACTTAGAATTTCCCCTACATATATAGGTTTACAAATTTACCCTCACGAGCTAATAAACGTAACTTAGTCGTAATGTAGtcaattttaaatttgttttttaatctCTTTTCCCTTGTGCACTTGTGAGAATGAATACTATTTgtataaaattacaaaacacGAGAAATTCAACTTCAATTCAATGGTCCATGATTATTCAACATAACCCTCCACAAGAGCACTTGTGTCATTTCACACTTTTCACGAATAAAATACATTTATTTAGGGTGCATGTTATAACATTTTGTCATTGCAAAAGGTTAACTACTCTGTCATAAACCTTCTTTTGAACATGCAAAATTAAGTGTTCTTCGATCTCCATTTTTGCCATTTCTTCTTTGTTTCCCCGAATGCTTAAGCCAATTCGCGCAACATACCCATTATAGAGATCATAAGCTTCTTGCTCATTTTTTACAATCTTTTTATACAAATCTTCAACATAACTCTCTTCAGAATTCATAATAGGGGTGAGCCACTGAGCTTTTGTTTCGATAATTGTTTTCTTCTGTGGAGGAGGATGACAAAATTAAATGATAGAAGTAGATGAAATAGAtggaagaaaataatataatattatcttGCTTATTTGGTTTGCCTATCAATCTATGTTGAGGCAAAGCCCTAAATCCGTTTTGTTGTTCCGCACAAGTTTTACCCAGTCGAAGAGtgtacaactttttttttatttttaccccCAAAGCGAAATGGTTCAAAAATTGCACCCATGAGATATATAACTAGCGTTTTGAGTCTACGTTTCCCTCTATTTAAGCGctaattgtggatgcaaatttccgccgtctCTTCTTCTGaagaaaatgcacctgcaaaataataccACATTAGATTAAAGCCAAAAGCCTTATACACCTTATTGAATGAAATCAACGAGGGATTGATGAGTGACATTTGAATAAATTCTTTAATGATCGCCCTTGactcttccattgatgaaggggattttgagccgttattgtccgttgcatgtGCGTGAAAATTCGAGTGTGGCTCGTCCGTCTAGCAAGGGTAATCTCTTCTTTCTTGTCtaaaaatccacatgtcaccTCTATTATTTTAGAAATTATGTTTGGCACCACACTAATCACCAGTCTCCCAATCTAAGCTAGGATAAATAATTTAGCTCATTTGAAGGGGAAAGAAAACAaagcgaataaataaaaaaaaagaaataaaatatgagaAACACTAAGGAGACTATTAGAGTGAGATTTTTCATGGACTCTCtgtcacctcatgtttttgaTACAATGTTTTATGATATCGGCACAAGAATTGTGCTAAAAACATAAGGTGTTGGAGAGTCCATTAAAggtctcatttttttttttaaatagtcaTTTTAGCATTTCTCATAAAATATTGTAGACAAAAAACATGAGTACTGGTAGGGTCCATTTCAAGTTTTGCAGCAGCTGTCCCTGTTTCCTTCTAGGAACCAAGCACTTCCTTCTAGGGGTAGAAACCAGGTACTTCCTTCTAGGAGCAGGAACCAAGTACTTCCTTCATTCCCATGTTTAACGCGCGTGGAAGCTCCCAAACACATTTGCACATGGTTGATGAATTATCCCACCGTGTGATTAATGACTCGTTtggatatattttttaaatggtTAAAAGTGcttatagaaaaaatatttttgggttctaaaagCATTTTAAGTGTTTGCTACAAAAAAttccagttatgtgcttcttccatgaaACACTGACTTTTCAggatttatttgtatttttactaatgattgtttttaaaaatattttcaccaaaaacgttttcagtcattttaaaggCACATCCAAATGAGCTTTAAGTCGTTtgtatagatttttttttgggacactttggatgcggtccctaactatcaatattctttgattgaaaccttattagtttttagtttttgattgaggtccctgacattaatgtaataatgtaagttaatatatttttttaattaaaaattaaaaattgaaatttgtaattgtttatattaatgagattttaaataaaacccataatttatgggattaaaaataataaaatataaattatactctctattatattgtgtgtatgtgtgtgtgtatacatatatgtatgggtacattaaccaaaattaacaaaaaaagttattgtaccaaaacatggatacattctcaaatcaacaaaaaagaatgtacccatataagtttaaacatggattaaaaaatttgaatggattttatattaaaaaagggtacattttacatataacaaattgatatatttgagaatgggtacatttaagattaa from Malus domestica chromosome 01, GDT2T_hap1 includes:
- the LOC103423133 gene encoding fumarate hydratase 1, mitochondrial-like, which encodes MEYGLDPTIGKAVMQAAQEVAEGKLNEHFPLVIWQTGSGTQSNMNANDVIANRAAEILGHQRGEKFVHPNYHVNRSQSSNDTFPTVMHIASAMEINSRLIPNLQTLHAALHSKSEEFKDIVKIGRTHTQDATPLTLSSAAIQHK